TGGACGGGCGCGAGATCGAGCTCGACTTCACCGACGACGCCGGCGACGCCGCCAAGGCCGTCGGCCTGGTCAAGGACGCCATCGGCTCCGGCACCCAGATCATCGCGGGCACCGTCTCCTCCGGGGTGGCCCTGCCGCTGGCCGAGCAGGCCGAGCAGAACGAGGTCCTCTACATCTCCGGGCCGGCCGCGGCCGACGCCATCACGGGCATCAACCGCTACACCTTCCGCTCCGGTCGCCAGACCTACCAGGACGTCGCCACCGCCGGCAGCTTCCTCGGTGACCCGGAGGGGCAGCGGATCGCGGTCTTCGCGCAGGACAACGCGTTCGGGCAGGGCAACGTCGCCGGCGTGGAGGCCGTGCTGGGCGCCGAGGGCGCCGAGGTCGAGCCGGTGCTGGTCCCCGAGGACGCCACCGAGTTCACCCCCTTCGCCCGCCGGGTGCTCGACGCCGACCCCGACCTGGTGTTCGTCGCCTGGGCCGGCGACACCACCAGCGCCATGTGGCAGGCCCTGAGCCAGCAGCAGGTCTTCGACGAGGTGCCGGTCACCACCGGCCTCGGCGACGTGTCGACGTACGGCGCCTACGGCCCGGCGACCGAGGACATCACCTTCCTGTCGCACTACTTCGGCGACGCGGCCGACAACGACGTCAACCAGGCGATGGTCGACTGGCTCGAGGAGAACGACGCCGAGGCCGACCTCTTCTCGCCCGACGGCTTCGTGGCCGGTCAGATGATCGTGCACGCGATCGCCGAGGGTGGCGGCGACGACGTCGACGCCATGATCGAGGCGCTCGAGGGCTGGGAGTTCGAGGGCCCCAAGGGCACCACCATGATCCGCGCCGAGGACCACGCGCTGATCCAGCCGATGTTCGAGGCGCGGCTCGTCGGCTCGGGCGGCGACGCGCTGCCCGAGCTCGTCGAGACCGTCGACGCCGACTCGGTCGCACCCCCGGTCGCCGGCCAGTGACCGCTCCCGGCCCGGTCCTCGCCGTCCGTGACCTGCGCCTGAGCATCGGTGGGGCCGTCATCATCGACGGCGTCAGCCTCGAGGTGGCGCAGGGGGAGGTGCTCGGGGTCATCGGCCCCAACGGCGCCGGCAAGACCACCCTGTTCAACCTGCTCTCGGGCGTCAGCCGGCCGACCGCCGGCACCGTGCACCTCGCCGGTGTCGACGTCACCGGCCGCTCGGTGGACGCGCGGGCCCGGGCCGGGCTGGGACGCACCTTCCAGACCTCGAACCTCTTCGACGGGCTCAGCGCCGTCGAGAACGTCAGGCTGGCAGCCCAGGTGGCGCTGGGCGGCTCCTTGAGTCCGTGGCGCTTCCCCGGCCGCGAGGACGCCGCCACCCGGCGCGCCCTCGAGCAGCTCGACCGGGTGGGGCTGGCGCACCACGTCGACACCCTGGCCGGGGGACTGGCCCACGGCGACAAGCGCAAGCTCGAGATCGCGATGCTGCTCGCCGTCGAGCCCCAGGTGATCCTCCTCGACGAGCCGATGGCCGGCGTCGGCAGCGCCGACGTGGCCGGGCTGGTCGACCTGATCCGCCGGGTGCACCGCGAGGAGGGCACCACCGTGCTGATGGTCGAGCACCACATGGACGTCGTCCTCGGCCTGGCCGACCGGGTCGCGGTGATGCACCACGGCCAGCTGCTGGCCTGCGACGTCCCCGACGTCGTGATGGCCGACCCCACCGTCCAGAGCGCCTACCTGGGAGCGAGTGCATGACCGACCGGACCGCCGCCGAGCAGAGCGGTCGCAGCGTGCTGCGGGTCCGCCACCTCTCGGCGCACATCGGCAGCCAGCAGGTCGTCGAGGACGTCTCCCTGGAGGTCCCCGAGCGTGGCGTGACCGCGCTGCTGGGCCGCAACGGGGTGGGCAAGACCTCCACCATCAAGGCGGTCCTCGGGCTGATCGGGCGCGCGGGGGAGGTCGAGCTCGACGGTGAGCGGATCGAGACCCTGCCCACGCACCGCATCGTGCGGCGCGGTGTCGGCTACGTCCCCGAGGACCGGGAGGTCTTCGGCTCCCTGACCGTGGAGCAGAACCTGCGCCTGGCCGAGCGCGACGCGCACCCGCGCCGCGACCTGGTCGCCGACCTCTTCCCCGACATCATGGCCCGCTCGGGCCAGGCCGCCGGCACCCTCTCCGGGGGGCAGCAGCAGATGGTGGCCCTGGCCCGCGCGCTGCTCAACGACAACCGGCTGCTGCTCGTCGACGAGCCCACCAAGGGCCTCTCGCCCAAGCTGGTCGAGGAGGTCGCCGACGCCCTCGAGCGGGCCGCCCAGGTGGTGCCGATCCTGCTGGTCGAGCAGAACCTCGCCGTCGCGCGCCGACTGGCCACCGACGCCGTGGTGATGGCCGGCGGCCGGGTCGTGCACACCGGCGACGCCCGGGCGCTGCTCGACGACGAGGAGCGGGTGGTCAACCTGCTCGGTGTGGGCGCCGAGCCCGCCCCGTCGCACGGCCGCCCCCCGTCCACCCACCAGTCCCACCAGGAGGTCCCGTCGTGAGCACCGTCGTCCTGCTGCTCGCCACCGGCCTCGGCCTCGGCGCGCTCTACTTCCTGGTCGCCTCCGGGCTCTCGTTGATCTACGGGCTGATGGGGGTGCTCAACTTCGCGCACGGCTCGTTCCTGACCCTGGGCGCCTTCGCCGGCTGGGAGACCGCCCGCCGCCTCGGCGGGGACTCCTGGGCCTCGCTGCTGCTCTCGCTCCTGGTGGGCGCCGCGGTCGGCGCCCTGGCCGCGGTGCTCACCGAGCTGCTGCTGATCCGGCGGCTCTACGAGCGCCACATCGAGCAGGTGCTGGTCACCGTCGGGCTCGCGCTGGCCACCGTCGCGCTCTTCGACGGCATCTGGGGCACCGACGCGATCTTCGTGACCGGGCCCCCGTGGTTCAACGAGACCACCACCCTCCTGGGCGCCCGGATCCCCAACGACCGGTTCGTGCTGATCGGTGTCGCGGTCCTGGTGCTGCTGGGCATCGTCGCCTTCCTGCGCTTCACCCGCTTCGGCCTCGTCATCCGCGCCGGGGTGGAGAACCGCTCGATGGTCACCGCCCTGGGCATCGACGTACGCCGCGCCTTCACCGTCGTGTTCGCCATCGGCGGCGCGGCGGCCGGGCTCGGCGGGGTGCTCGCCTCGCACTACTTCGGCTACGTCTCGCCCCAGCTGGGCGGCTCGCTGCTCATCTTCGCCTTCATCGTCACCGTCATCGGTGGGCTGGGCTCCCTGCTCGGTGCCGCCATCGCCTCGGTGGTGGTGGCCGTGCTGCAGCAGCTGGCCAACTTCTACCTCTCCGGCACCGGCGACCTCGTCGTCGTGCTGCTGCTCGCCGCCGTGCTGCTCGTGCGCCCGGCCGGTCTGATGGGAGCACGCGCATGACCACCAGCTCTGAGACCACGCCCGCCGAGCAGGTGGCGCCCACGGGTGCGCCCGAGGCACGCGACGCGCGGGTGGCCACCCCGGCCCCGGACCGCGGGACGTCACGGCTGCTGCGCCGGCTCGCCCCGCTGCTGCTGCTGGTGCTGCTCGCGGTGCTGCCGCTGGTCGACGTCACGGTGCCCGGCGTGCTGCCGGGGTCGACGTACACCGCCGGCACCCTGCAGCTGCTGGCGCTGTGCCTGCTCTTCGCGGCACTGGCCCTGACCTACCACGTGATCTTCGGCGTCGCGGGGCTGCTCTCCTTCGGGCACGCCCTCTACCTCGCGATCGGCGCCTACGGGTTGGGCATCGTGCTCGAGCGCACCGACCTGGCCCTGGTGCCGGCGATGCTGGTCACGCTCGTGGGCGGCACCCTGGTCGCGGTGGTGCTCGGCGTCATCGGGCTGCGGGTCAGCGGGATCTCCTTCGCGATGGTCACCCTGGCCTTCGCCCAGGCCGGCTCGGTGCTGATCCGGCGCAACGCCGACGTCACCGGCGGCGAGGAGAGCCTGCGCCTGGACACCACCCACGTGCCCGACGCGCTGGTCGGCGTCGCCGACACCCGCAACCTCTACTGGCTCACCCTGGCCCTGGTCGTGGTGGTCCTCGCGCTGGTCACCTGGTTCGAGCGCTCGCGGGCCGGGCACGTGGCGGCCGCCACCCGTGAGAACGAGCTGCGGGTCCGGGTGCTGGGGCTGCGCCCCTTCGTGGTCAAGCTGATCGCCTTCGTCATCGGCTCGTCGCTCGCCGTCGTGGTCGGCATGGTCTACCTGCTGCTGCAGAGCGGGGTGACGCCCCGCGTGGCCTCGGCCGACTTCACGCTCACGATCCTGGTGGTCGTGGTGCTCGGTGGCCTGGGTTCACGGTGGGGGGCCATCCTCGGTGGGGTGGTCTACACCCTGCTCGACCAGCGCCTCACCACGCTGGCGGCCTCCGACACCGTGGCCGGCCTGCCCGCGGTGCTCCAGGTGCCGCTCAGCGAGCCGCTGTTCCTCCTCGGCACCCTGTTCATCCTCGTGGTGCTCTTCGTGCCCGGCGGCCTCGTCGGGGTCGGCCAGCGCCTCGCCTCCGCCCGCCCCCGTGCCGCGCGGCGGCGTACGGCGGACGGGGCGGGCGCGTGAGGACGACCGACGCCGACGGGCTGCACACGCTGGGTCGGTGGACCACCGACCGGGCGGCCTCCACCCCGCAGCGCGTGGCGATCGACGACCGGGGCGTGGAGCTGACCTACGCCCAGCTCGACCGGCGCGCCACCGCGCTGGCCGACCGGCTGCTGCGCAGCGGCTACGCACCCGGCGACCGGCTGGCCACCCTGACCGGCAACAGCGCCGACCACGTCGTGGTCCTCTTCGCCTGCGCCAAGGCCGGGCTGGTGCTGGTGCCGCTGTCGTGGCGGCTCTCGCCGCGCGAGCTGGCCGAGCAGGTTGCCGACAGCGACCCGGCCGTGCTGCTGGTCGAGGAGGAGTTCGGCGCCCTGGCCCGCGCCACCCTCGACCTGGTCACCGCGCCCGTGCCGGTGACCCGGATGGGGGAGCAGGGCGTCGAGCAGGCCCCGCCCCCGCCGGGCGGCTCCCGCCCCGCCGACCTGGCCCGGCGCCCGGTGCGCGACGACGACCCGCTGCTGATCATCTTCACCTCGGGCACCTCCGGGCGGGCGCGCGGAGCGGTGCTGACCCACGCCAACTGCTTCTGGACCAACCTCTCGCTGTCGCGCACCGCCGAGATCACCAGCCGCGACGTCGTGCTGGCGCTGATGCCGCAGTTCCACGTCGGCGGCTGGAACGTGCAGCCGCTGCTGGCCTGGTGGATGGGTGCGACCGTGGTGCTCGAGCGGACCTTCGACGCCGGTCGGGTGCTGCACCTGATCGGGGACCGCGCCATCACCACCACGATGGGCGTGCCGGCGACCTACCTGATGCTGGCCGAGCACCCCGACTTCGACTCCGCCGACCTGTCCAGCCTGCGCCACGCGATCGTCGGCGGCGCCCCGATGCCCGAGCCGCTGCTGCGCACCTGGCACCGCCGCGGGGTCGCGCTGACCCAGGGCTACGGCCTGACCGAGGCCGCACCCAACGTGCTGTGCCTGCCGCCCGAGGAGGCGACCCGGCGCGTCGGCATGGCCGGGACGCCGTACCCGCACGTCGACGTCGAGCTGGTCGACCCCGTCACCGGCGAGGTCGTCGAGGGGGCCGGCACCGGTGAGCTGGTGGTGCGCGGACCCAACGTCTTCGCCGGCTACTTCCGCGAGCCCGACCACGAGCGGGCCGAGCAGCGGCGCCGCCGCGGGCTGCACACCGGCGACCTCGCCACCCGCGACGCCGACGGCTACTACCGCATCGTCGACCGGCTCAAGGACATCTTCATCAGCGGCGGCGAGAGCGTCGCCCCGGCCGAGATCGAGCACGTGCTGCTGACCCATCCCGGGGTCGCCGACGCGGCGGCCGTCGGGGTGCCCGACGAGCAGTGGGGCGAGGTGTGCGCCGCGTTCGTGGTGCTGCGCCCCGGCGTGCCCACCGACGAGCAGGACCTGCGCGAGCACTGCGCCACCCGGCTGGCGTCCTTCAAGGTGCCTCGCCACCTGCAGGTCGTCACCGAGATCCCGCGCTCCTCCAGCAGCAAGATCCTGCGCCGGGTGCTGGCCTCGGCGTGGGCCGCGCCGCAGCGCACCGCCGTCCCCGACCGAGAGGTGCACCCGTGACCGAGAGCGTGCGCAAGCCCCCGACCACCAAGCGCGGCACCGCGACCCGCAAGGCGATCATCGACGCCGCGGAGCACGTGTTCGCCGAGCACGGCTACGCCGACGCCTCGATCGTGCGGATCACCGAGCGCGCCGGCGTCGCCCAGGGCACCTTCTACCTCTACTTCGACTCCAAGCTCACCGTCTTCGAGGAGCTGGTCGAGGACCTCAACCGCCGGGTGCGGCACGCCATGACCGAGGGCTCCAGCGGCGCCACGACCCGGCTCGAGGGCGAGCGCGCCGGCTTCCGGGCCTTCTTCGCCTTCACCGCCGAGCACCCTGCGCTCTACCGCGTGGTGCGGGAGGCGGAGTTCGTCTCGCCCCGCGCGCTCAAGCTGCACTACACCCGCATCGTCGAGGGGTACGTCG
This Nocardioides dokdonensis FR1436 DNA region includes the following protein-coding sequences:
- a CDS encoding ABC transporter ATP-binding protein, whose translation is MTAPGPVLAVRDLRLSIGGAVIIDGVSLEVAQGEVLGVIGPNGAGKTTLFNLLSGVSRPTAGTVHLAGVDVTGRSVDARARAGLGRTFQTSNLFDGLSAVENVRLAAQVALGGSLSPWRFPGREDAATRRALEQLDRVGLAHHVDTLAGGLAHGDKRKLEIAMLLAVEPQVILLDEPMAGVGSADVAGLVDLIRRVHREEGTTVLMVEHHMDVVLGLADRVAVMHHGQLLACDVPDVVMADPTVQSAYLGASA
- a CDS encoding AMP-binding protein; translation: MRTTDADGLHTLGRWTTDRAASTPQRVAIDDRGVELTYAQLDRRATALADRLLRSGYAPGDRLATLTGNSADHVVVLFACAKAGLVLVPLSWRLSPRELAEQVADSDPAVLLVEEEFGALARATLDLVTAPVPVTRMGEQGVEQAPPPPGGSRPADLARRPVRDDDPLLIIFTSGTSGRARGAVLTHANCFWTNLSLSRTAEITSRDVVLALMPQFHVGGWNVQPLLAWWMGATVVLERTFDAGRVLHLIGDRAITTTMGVPATYLMLAEHPDFDSADLSSLRHAIVGGAPMPEPLLRTWHRRGVALTQGYGLTEAAPNVLCLPPEEATRRVGMAGTPYPHVDVELVDPVTGEVVEGAGTGELVVRGPNVFAGYFREPDHERAEQRRRRGLHTGDLATRDADGYYRIVDRLKDIFISGGESVAPAEIEHVLLTHPGVADAAAVGVPDEQWGEVCAAFVVLRPGVPTDEQDLREHCATRLASFKVPRHLQVVTEIPRSSSSKILRRVLASAWAAPQRTAVPDREVHP
- a CDS encoding ABC transporter ATP-binding protein, translated to MTDRTAAEQSGRSVLRVRHLSAHIGSQQVVEDVSLEVPERGVTALLGRNGVGKTSTIKAVLGLIGRAGEVELDGERIETLPTHRIVRRGVGYVPEDREVFGSLTVEQNLRLAERDAHPRRDLVADLFPDIMARSGQAAGTLSGGQQQMVALARALLNDNRLLLVDEPTKGLSPKLVEEVADALERAAQVVPILLVEQNLAVARRLATDAVVMAGGRVVHTGDARALLDDEERVVNLLGVGAEPAPSHGRPPSTHQSHQEVPS
- a CDS encoding TetR/AcrR family transcriptional regulator → MTESVRKPPTTKRGTATRKAIIDAAEHVFAEHGYADASIVRITERAGVAQGTFYLYFDSKLTVFEELVEDLNRRVRHAMTEGSSGATTRLEGERAGFRAFFAFTAEHPALYRVVREAEFVSPRALKLHYTRIVEGYVANLERARAAGDVGDIDPEVVAWVLMGIGEMVGMRWVLWGDEPGHAPGPGSTATVPDHVFEQVMAFIERALAAPRPDTSSDHPSPGADQR
- a CDS encoding branched-chain amino acid ABC transporter permease, whose translation is MSTVVLLLATGLGLGALYFLVASGLSLIYGLMGVLNFAHGSFLTLGAFAGWETARRLGGDSWASLLLSLLVGAAVGALAAVLTELLLIRRLYERHIEQVLVTVGLALATVALFDGIWGTDAIFVTGPPWFNETTTLLGARIPNDRFVLIGVAVLVLLGIVAFLRFTRFGLVIRAGVENRSMVTALGIDVRRAFTVVFAIGGAAAGLGGVLASHYFGYVSPQLGGSLLIFAFIVTVIGGLGSLLGAAIASVVVAVLQQLANFYLSGTGDLVVVLLLAAVLLVRPAGLMGARA
- a CDS encoding branched-chain amino acid ABC transporter permease, whose translation is MTTSSETTPAEQVAPTGAPEARDARVATPAPDRGTSRLLRRLAPLLLLVLLAVLPLVDVTVPGVLPGSTYTAGTLQLLALCLLFAALALTYHVIFGVAGLLSFGHALYLAIGAYGLGIVLERTDLALVPAMLVTLVGGTLVAVVLGVIGLRVSGISFAMVTLAFAQAGSVLIRRNADVTGGEESLRLDTTHVPDALVGVADTRNLYWLTLALVVVVLALVTWFERSRAGHVAAATRENELRVRVLGLRPFVVKLIAFVIGSSLAVVVGMVYLLLQSGVTPRVASADFTLTILVVVVLGGLGSRWGAILGGVVYTLLDQRLTTLAASDTVAGLPAVLQVPLSEPLFLLGTLFILVVLFVPGGLVGVGQRLASARPRAARRRTADGAGA
- a CDS encoding substrate-binding domain-containing protein; the protein is MGIGTAPHQARRRRSTTIAVAAVVGVLGLGSACAPDSGSASSGDESSGVPVAIVYSQSGPLAAYGEAYRNGLEAGLDYATEGTGEVDGREIELDFTDDAGDAAKAVGLVKDAIGSGTQIIAGTVSSGVALPLAEQAEQNEVLYISGPAAADAITGINRYTFRSGRQTYQDVATAGSFLGDPEGQRIAVFAQDNAFGQGNVAGVEAVLGAEGAEVEPVLVPEDATEFTPFARRVLDADPDLVFVAWAGDTTSAMWQALSQQQVFDEVPVTTGLGDVSTYGAYGPATEDITFLSHYFGDAADNDVNQAMVDWLEENDAEADLFSPDGFVAGQMIVHAIAEGGGDDVDAMIEALEGWEFEGPKGTTMIRAEDHALIQPMFEARLVGSGGDALPELVETVDADSVAPPVAGQ